A part of Strix aluco isolate bStrAlu1 chromosome 21, bStrAlu1.hap1, whole genome shotgun sequence genomic DNA contains:
- the LOC141932987 gene encoding uncharacterized protein LOC141932987, which yields MRTYCLQTITNELMRTAILQHRVVLDYLLAEEGGVCGKSNVSNCCLEIDDVGEVVLQLTTDIRKLAHVPVQTWSGWNAPEPCSERPGEAEQRGGGEGPRQEQEIAWARGYKTPEKFRRYVAWGAFPSLSVGALFCGNAGPEAGGSGIRCLFGGLLQPLVIEAALLGLPRASEPLWGESSQRKGCLWPETEQEAAGSSVERSPLWLGEAQSFLRPVLGQVLAVLSRKALGWWCLSPNLYAWGLSEEQGILKLGAFLHLRESVDDLLSDLLGFEDVPCWEREVLVQQPVISEGEEAASRVSQSQRPLNSLCVPWGDSKSPFGVPRSGICPCPSSSRLPVLFPDESPVNSTRTSWLAKGRSGRARGTSSPASQKSRVAEDFFDRFPAEGVEAAEGSSASGGEPQGLLQSLKGLDDLEADLLGASRPSSGPGKTTVKEPPAAQTPLCTATPVWKRKELTFEEDSDDLMAALGLGSGPGRAGRQGKKAEEEEVRPARAKLDELLGRGSMTRTLGERREVKLAKEYQKQLEKEEGRHKDDFVFGAYQPTVASTAKGRPARRQPLRFSAEKNNKLKAEPLSKAPLSASQNPAWGRRNRSGWLGLKREEFFDLELSSPAKASPAGSSPSPAAAGQPGPARQLLAAEEAAAKTDPVEEEEDWLSAALARKKAQAQAKAQERTAKPSEVPGEGLNPGSPVSPPAASPGAQPQAAAVPDKAASTRSSSCQSGAGPFSLCRGDPGPHPSGREWFPLACLNHRLVDFQSPQPCSQESIPRRAGDAAPCPAGSGGWLCPALQP from the exons atgcggacatactgcctacaaacaattaCCAATGAACTG atgcgcactgcgaTCCTCCAACATCGCGTGGTCCTGGACTACCTGCTCGCTGAAGAGGGAGGGGTATGTGGAAAATCAAATGTCTCCAATTGTTGCCTAGAAATAGATGATGTAGGAGAAGTGGTCCTTCAATTgaccacagatatcagaaaactggctcatgtCCCTGTCCAAACATGGAGTGGCTGGAATG CGCCAGAGCCTTGTTCCGAGCGGCCGGGCgaggcggagcagcgcggaggcGGAGAGGGGCCCCGGCAGGAGCAGGAGATCGCGTGGGCCAGAG GCTACAAAACCCCGGAGAAGTTTCGGCGGTACGTAGCCTGGGGCGCGTTCCCTTCGCTGTCCGTAGGCGCTTTGTTCTGCGGGAACGCGGGGCcggaggcggggggcagcgggatcAG GTGCCTGTTTGGGGGCCTCTTGCAGCCCCTGGTAATTGAAGCGGCGCTTTTGGGGTTGCCCAGGGCCTCTGAGCCACTGTGGGGCGAGAGCTCCCAGAGGAAGGGCTGCTTGTGGCCAGAGACTGAACAGGAAGCCGCTGGCTCCTCGGTAGAGAGATCTCCTTTGTGGCTAGGTGAAGCGCAATCTTTTCTCCGCCCAGTACTGGGTCAGGTCCTGGCAGTTCTCTCTAGGAAGGCCTTAGGCTGGTGGTGCTTGAGCCCAAACCTGTATGCTTGGGGGCTTTCAGAAGAGCAAGGCATACTGAAACTGGGAGCTTTTCTGCACCTGCGTG AGTCTGTCGATGATCTGCTTAGTGACCTCCTGGGATTCGAGGACG TCCCCTGCTGGGAGCGGGAGGTGCTGGTGCAACAGCCAGTGATCTCTgagggggaggaagcagcaagcaGGGTTTCCCAGAGTCAGAGGCCATTGAATAG CCTCTGTGTCCCTTGGGGAGACAGCAAATCCCCCTTTGGGGTGCCCAGGTCAGGAATATGCCCGTGTCCATCATCCTCACGTCTCCCTGTCTTGTTTCCAGACGAAAGCCCTGTGAATTCTACAAGAACTTCCTGGCTGGCCAAGGGCCGCAGTGGGAGAGCCCGGGGCACCAGCTCGCCGGCCAGCCAGAA GTCCCGTGTAGCGGAGGATTTCTTTGACAGATTCCCTGCAGAGGGCGTGGAAGCTGCAGAG GGCTCCAGTGCCTCCGGCGGAGAGCCTCAAggtctgctgcagagcctgaag GGTTTGGACGACCTGGAAGCGGATCTGCTGGGAGCGTCGAGACCCAGTTCTGGGCCAGGGAAGACAACTGTGAAAG agccacctgcagcccagacGCCCCTGTGCACCGCGACCCCAGTGTGGAAGCGGAAGGAGCTCACCTTTGAAGAGGACAGTGACGACCTGATGGCTGCCCTGGGACTTGGCAGTGGCCCAGGAagagctggcaggcagggcaagaaggcagaaga AGAGGAGGTCCGGCCAGCCCGCGCCAAGCTGGATGAGTTGCTGGGACGAGGCTCCATGACCAGAACCCTGGGAGAGCGCCGGGAGGTCAAACTGGCGAAGGAGTACCAAAAGCAGCTGG agaaggaagagggtcgGCACAAGGACgattttgtgtttggagcataccAGCCCACGGTGGCCTCCACAGCCAAGGGCCGGCCGGCGAGAAGGCAGCCTCTGAG gttttcagctgagaagaacAACAAACTTAAAGCAGAGCCCCTCTCCAAAGCGCCTCTGTCAGCCAGCCAGAACCCCGCATGGGGCCGCAGAAATAGAAGTGGCTGGCTGGGCTTGAAACGTGAAGAATTTTTTGATTTGGAGCTGTCGTCTCCAGCAAAGGCCAGTCCTGCAgggagctcccccagccctgccgcagctgggcagcccggccccgccagacagctcctggctgcagaggaggcagccgCTAAAACTGAcccggtggaggaggaggaggactggctgAGTGCTGCCTTGGCTCGGAAAAAAGCCCAAGCGCAGGCGAAGGCCCAGGAGAGGACCGCCAAGCCCTCCGAAGTCCCAGGCGAAGGGCTGAATCCCGGCTCTCCTGTCAG CccgccagcagcctccccaggagcacagccacaggcagccgCCGTGCCGGACAAGGCAGCGAGCACACGCAGCTCCAG ctgccagaGCGGGGCAGGACCCTTCTCGCTCTGCCGAGGAGACCCAGGCCCTCATCCCTCTGGGAGGGAATGGTTCCCCTTGGCCTGTCTGAATCACAGACTTGTTGACTTTCAGTCCCCGCAGCCTTGTTCCCAGGAGAGCATTCCCAGGAGAGCAGGAGACGCAGCGCCCTGCCCCGCTGGCTCAG gaggatggCTGTGCCCCGCTTTGCAGCCCTAG